The following are encoded in a window of Gossypium raimondii isolate GPD5lz chromosome 13, ASM2569854v1, whole genome shotgun sequence genomic DNA:
- the LOC105782075 gene encoding E3 ubiquitin-protein ligase AIRP2 codes for MRKLSFKDSFKALEADIQHANTLALDYPRERDGARLQMRLSYSSAAQFFLFLVQWTDIQLAGALGLLNIHIYMTYADGKTTMSVYERKASIREFYGDFLFRAVIFPSLLQLQRGITDLEDRKQKEACTVRYRRKDESARGKISEIDCEREDECSICMEMNGLVVLPNCSHSMCLNCYKDWHDRSQSCPFCRDSLEKVDSSDLWIYIEQGEITELSSILRENRKRLFTYIDRLPLIVPDPVFAPFDVHVR; via the exons ATGAGAAAGTTGTCTTTCAAGGATTCATTCAAAGCGCTCGAAGCTGATATTCAACATGCCAATACTCT GGCTTTAGATTATCCAAGGGAAAGAGACGGAGCACGTCTTCAAATGAGACTGTCCTACAGTTCAGCCGCTcagtttttccttttccttgttCAATGGACTGATATTCAACTCGCCGGTGCCCTGGGTTTACtcaatatacatatttatatg ACCTATGCTGATGGCAAGACCACCATGTCCGTTTACGAGAGGAAAGCCAGCATTAGAGAATTTTATGGTGA CTTTCTTTTTCGTGCGGTAATATTTCCTTCTTTATTGCAACTTCAAAGAGGAATCACTGATTTGGAGGATCGAAAACAGAAAGAAGCTTGTACCGTAAGGTACCGTAGGAAGGATGAATCCGCAAGGGGGAAGATCTCGGAAATCGACTGTGAAAGGGAAGACGAATGCTCGATTTGCATGGAGATGAACGGTCTCGTCGTGTTACCTAATTGCAGCCATTCTATGTGTTTGAATTGTTACAAGGATTG GCATGACCGGTCTCAGTCCTGTCCGTTTTGTCGGGACAGTCTCGAAAAGGTCGACTCTAGTGACCTTTGGATTTACATAGAACAAGGCGAGATCACCGAGTTATCGTCGATCCTTAGAGAGAATCGTAAGAGGCTCTTCACGTACATTGACAGATTGCCCCTCATCGTTCCGGATCCTGTATTTGCTCCCTTTGACGTCCATGTTCGTTAG
- the LOC105781738 gene encoding UDP-glycosyltransferase 71K1-like, which yields MKKAELIFVPQTSKGHLIPILEFAKRLVDHDDWISITVAFVKSPSDSFTDAYIESVKTSKLDRFEFIDVSQQEEHHSLVVDHHSQSIKYHVDALMETHMPLLKDFVTEISSSRSDLDTFTGLVFDLLFVPLVDIAHQFNIPSYIFLTANAGFLSLLFHLTTQHDDTWNSPDFKRSYPDELSSGFINPVPFNVLPSALFDKDNGYPWFMMTAQKFKAVKGIMVNTFEELEPYAISGFSDRGSPPVYPVGPVLDINCKPYTELDLAQCKKVMKWLDEQPRSSVIFLCFGSFGHFLAPQVKEIALGLEQSGYRFLWSLRVQSLSPRQPSRNDGSGCVHYIEDMLPEGFMERIQGKGIMIHGWAPQVKILAHEAIGGFVSHCGWNSILESLWFGVPVVTWPMYAEQQLNAFKMVKELGLAIELRLDYEELNVSNVVTANEIKKAVKQVMDDGSEVRKKAKEMAEIARKAIVNGGSSFLSIQRFIEDMIGEN from the coding sequence atgaagaaagcaGAGCTAATATTTGTTCCACAAACAAGCAAGGGCCACTTGATCCCAATTCTCGAATTCGCAAAGCGCCTCGTTGATCACGATGATTGGATTTCGATCACCGTTGCTTTTGTTAAATCACCCTCCGATTCTTTCACCGATGCTTACATCGAATCGGTCAAGACATCGAAACTAGACCGATTCGAATTCATTGATGTGTCTCAACAAGAAGAACATCATTCTTTAGTTGTTGATCATCATTCGCAATCGATCAAATACCACGTCGATGCCCTCATGGAAACACATATGCCGCTTTTGAAAGACTTTGTCACTGAAATCTCGTCATCGAGATCGGATTTGGACACATTTACAGGGTTAGTTTTCGATTTGCTGTTTGTACCACTTGTCGACATTGCTCATCAATTTAACATCCCTtcgtatatatttttaactgcCAATGCAGGGTTCTTGAGTCTTTTGTTCCACCTAACGACTCAACACGATGATACTTGGAATAGCCCTGATTTTAAACGGTCCTATCCTGACGAGTTGAGCTCGGGATTTATCAATCCCGTCCCTTTCAATGTTTTGCCTTCGGCTTTGTTTGACAAGGATAATGGTTATCCTTGGTTTATGATGACTGCTCAAAAGTTCAAGGCTGTCAAAGGGATTATGGTTAATACATTTGAAGAGCTTGAACCTTATGCTATTAGTGGTTTCTCTGATAGAGGAAGTCCCCCAGTTTATCCTGTTGGGCCAGTGCTAGATATCAATTGTAAGCCTTACACTGAATTGGACTTGGCTCAATGCAAAAAGGTGATGAAATGGCTCGATGAACAGCCTCGATCGTCGGTgatatttctttgttttggaAGCTTTGGGCATTTTCTTGCACCCCAAGTCAAAGAAATAGCTCTTGGACTCGAGCAAAGTGGATATAGGTTCTTATGGTCTTTGCGTGTGCAATCATTGTCACCACGGCAACCATCACGAAACGATGGATCGGGATGTGTTCATTACATTGAGGACATGTTGCCAGAAGGGTTCATGGAAAGGATTCAAGGGAAGGGGATTATGATACACGGGTGGGCACCGCAGGTGAAGATTCTAGCCCACGAAGCAATAGGAGGGTTCGTATCTCATTGCGGTTGGAACTCTATCCTTGAGAGTTTGTGGTTCGGAGTGCCGGTGGTAACATGGCCCATGTACGCTGAACAACAACTGAACGCTTTTAAGATGGTGAAGGAATTAGGGTTAGCAATAGAGTTAAGACTTGACTACGAAGAACTTAATGTCAGCAATGTTGTGACGGCCAACGAGATCAAAAAAGCAGTCAAGCAGGTAATGGATGACGGTAGTGAAGTTAGGAAGAAAGCGAAGGAAATGGCTGAAATTGCTAGGAAAGCAATTGTCAATGGAGGATCTTCATTCCTCTCAATTCAAAGATTCATTGAGGATATGATAGGTGAGAATTGA
- the LOC105784048 gene encoding pleckstrin homology domain-containing protein 1 → MENLWRAATGQDPNPDDYKGVEFWTNPERAGWLTKQGDYIKTWRRRWFILKQGKLLWFKDPTSVSRRSSPRGVVSVGSCLTVKGAEDIVNKAFAFELSTRDSTMYFIADTEKEKEDWINSIGRSIVQHSRSVTDSEIVDYDSKSR, encoded by the coding sequence ATGGAGAATCTATGGCGAGCAGCAACGGGTCAGGACCCGAATCCCGATGATTATAAAGGCGTCGAGTTCTGGACCAACCCGGAACGAGCCGGTTGGTTAACCAAACAAGGTGATTACATCAAGACTTGGCGACGCCGTTGGTTCATCTTGAAACAAGGCAAACTGTTATGGTTCAAGGATCCGACTTCGGTCAGCCGCCGATCTTCTCCTCGCGGTGTTGTTTCAGTAGGATCTTGCCTTACCGTCAAAGGAGCTGAGGATATCGTCAATAAGGCATTCGCTTTTGAGCTCTCCACTCGAGATTCCACCATGTATTTCATCGCTGATACggagaaagagaaagaggaTTGGATCAATTCGATCGGTCGATCTATTGTTCAACATTCGAGATCCGTTACTGATTCTGAGATCGTCGATTACGATAGCAAAAGCAGGtga
- the LOC105782073 gene encoding UDP-glycosyltransferase 71D1 yields MKNVELIFVPQTSKGHLIPILEFAKRLVDHDNRILITIVLVKSPFDSFANAYIESIKASRPDRFKFINVPLIVDHHRQSFEDHVIDLMETHLPLLKNVVTDISSSKSSLNSTTFTRFVFDLLFVPLVDVAHEFNIPSYIFLAANAGFLSLLFHLTTRHSETRDIPEFKRSNLDELISGFINPVPSSVLPSDLFDKDNGYPAYMMIAQKFKAAKGIMVNTFEELEPYAFSNFSNGRNPPVYSVGPVLDINCRPHTESNLAQHKKVMKWLDEQPQSSVIFLCFGSFGRFLAPQVKEIALGLEQSGYRFLWSLCMQSLSTPQPSQNDALGGVRYNEDMFPEGFTERIQGKGMMIYGWAPQVEILAHEAIGAFVSHCGWNSILESLWFGVPMVTWPMYAEQKMNAFKMVKELGLAVELRLDYEQLNIDNVVTANEIEKAVKQVMDDCSGVRQKVKEMAKIARKAIVNGGSSFHSIQKLIDDMIVSV; encoded by the exons atgaagaaCGTAGAGCTAATATTCGTTCCACAAACAAGCAAAGGCCACTTGATCCCAATTCTCGAATTTGCAAAGCGTCTCGTTGATCACGATAACCGGATTTTGATCACCATTGTTCTCGTTAAATCGCCTTTTGATTCTTTCGCCAATGCTTATATCGAATCAATCAAGGCCTCGAGGCCCGACCGATTCAAATTCATCAATGTTCCTTTGATTGTTGATCATCATCGGCAGTCGTTTGAAGACCACGTCATTGATCTTATGGAAACGCACTTGCCGCTTTTGAAAAACGTTGTCACTGACATTTCTTCgtcaaaatcaagtttaaatTCGACGACTTTTACAAGGTTTGTTTTCGATTTGCTGTTTGTACCACTGGTCGACGTTGCTCATGAATTCAACATCCCTTCGTATATATTTTTAGCCGCTAATGCGGGGTTCTTGAGTCTTTTGTTCCACTTGACGACCCGACATAGTGAGACTCGAGATATCCCTGAGTTTAAACGGTCCAATCTGGACGAGTTGATCTCGGGATTTATCAATCCCGTCCCTTCTAGTGTTTTGCCTTCTGACTTGTTCGACAAGGATAATGGTTATCCTGCCTATATGATGATTGCTCAAAAGTTCAAGGCTGCCAAAGGGATTATGGTTAATACATTTGAAGAGCTTGAACCTTATGCTTTTAGCAATTTCTCCAATGGCAGAAATCCCCCGGTTTACTCTGTCGGGCCAGTGCTTGATATCAATTGTAGGCCTCACACTGAGTCGAACTTGGCTCAACACAAAAAAGTGATGAAATGGCTTGATGAACAGCCTCAATCATCGGTGATATTTCTTTGCTTTGGAAGCTTTGGGCGCTTTCTTGCACCCCAAGTCAAAGAAATAGCGCTTGGACTTGAGCAAAGCGGATACAGGTTCTTATGGTCCTTGTGCATGCAATCATTGTCAACGCCGCAACCATCACAAAACGATGCTCTAGGAGGAGTTCGTTACAATGAAGACATGTTTCCGGAAGGGTTCACGGAAAGGATCCAAGGGAAGGGGATGATGATATATGGGTGGGCACCGCAGGTGGAGATTTTAGCCCATGAAGCAATAGGAGCATTCGTATCCCATTGTGGTTGGAACTCAATCCTCGAAAGCTTGTGGTTCGGGGTGCCGATGGTAACATGGCCTATGTACGCTGAACAAAAAATGAACGCATTTAAAATGGTGAAGGAATTAGGGTTAGCGGTGGAGCTAAGACTCGACTACGAACAACTTAACATCGACAATGTTGTGACAGCCAACGAGATCGAAAAAGCGGTCAAGCAAGTAATGGATGATTGCAGTGGGGTTAGGCAGAAAGTGAAGGAAATGGCAAAAATTGCTAGGAAAGCAATTGTCAACGGAGGATCTTCGTTTCATTCGATCCAAAAATTGATTGATGATATGATAG TTTCAGTATGA